A window of Bacteroidota bacterium genomic DNA:
TGTCATTTTCCATTGAGCAATGACGGAATTATTTTTCAAATCAATTACCTCAATCAAATTCGCATCGGGGACATTGACATATATTTTATTTACTGATTTATCTATCTGAAACGATTCGGGATGACCGGATAATTTTATGTCTTCGGTTTGTTTGAAGGTGATTGCATCAATTATTGCAATTGCGCCTTTTTCATAGCCGACAAAAATTTTTTGAGAAGCGGAATCGTAGCGGACATTATCCGCATCGCCTGACAGCGTAACGGAATGAGTTTGTTGATAATTATCAGCATCAACTGCAACACAATTTCCATTTCCGCCATTGGCAATAAAGATTGAATTGTTTTCAGGGATATAAATAATTCCCTGCGGTTCATCCATGTCTTTGATACTATGAATGACTTCTCCTTTTTTCAAATCAACTACTTCAACGGTATTGTTACTGAGAGCGGCAACGTAAGCAATTTGCTTTTTAAGATTGATTGCAATGTGGTCAATTCTTCCTGAAACATTCGGAAGCGAAATAGTTTTTTCCAGTTTCAGCAAATCGGATTCGGGTTGTGCTGTGGAACAATTCAGAAGAAATAAATCCGAAAAAATTCCTGCTGTAAGTAATAAATATTTTTTCATTTTTTATTTTTAAAAAGGTTGAACCAATGCGAAGAAAAATTGTTTGTCTTCTTTTGAAACGGCAAAGTCAAAACGCAAAGTTGTATTTTCATTCCATCCGATTCTCAGGCCAAGCCCTTCGGAGAAGCGAAAATTTTCCGTATGAGAAATTCTATCCAAACTATTCCACACACCGCCTACATCAAAAAACGGAACCGCGCTGAAGGAAAAATGCTGTTTGAGTTTATCCAACTGCCAGAAGCGCGTGCGGAATTCCACATTCGTAAATTCCATTACGGGCGCAACGAAACGGCTTTGCTTGAATCCGCGCAGCGTTTCCGAACCGCCCAGTCCTTCAATTGTTTTCTCCGAACTTTCTTCATCCTGAAATTCAAAAAAAGGCGCGTTGCCGATAGTATAGCCGATTCCCGTAGTGGTGGCGAAGACACACTTCCTGAAAATCTTCTGAAGAATTTTATGGTAGTAATTGAAGTGCAGAAAAGTTTTGTAGAAATCGAAGTCAGAACCGAGCGCTTTCAACGAGACCTCATTCATATACTCTGCAAAAATTCCGTTGGAGGGGTCGGTTTCCAAATCGCGCGTGTCGTAAATCAATCCCGCCTGCAGCAGCGGAACGGTGTTTCTTCCGTAGCCCAGAATTTTTCCTGCAAGCGCATGACGGTGCAGCAATGAATTTTCATTCAGCGGACTTGTATAATTAGAATACGAAAGTTCATAACCGAAGAGGAGCCGCGCTTTTCCCTCGAGGAAACTTCTTTCCATAATCAAATTCAGAATGGCTTCTTCTTTCTGATAGGTGTTGTAAAAATTTTTTTCTCCCGAAAGAGAATTTTCATACGCGGTGTAGGAAGCATTGTTCACCAGCGATTGTGTGGTGTCGCCATTCGGAAAATAACTCAGCGGCTTGAGCGATTCTTCCGTAATTCCGAAGTAAAGCCAGTTCGGGTCCACTTCATAACCCAACTCACCGTGAAATCTCCATTTCGTATTGAAGAGATATGGAATTTCCGTCTCCAATCTTATTTCGCGCTGCGAACGAGTGGTGTAAAATACGATGAGATTAACCACTGCGCGGTAAGGCGTGTAAGCGAAAAAAGGATCGGTGTGTTTGCCGTTAAAAAATAATTGCGCTTCCACTCCCGCGCCCAAACCATTGAGCGGGTCGGAACTTAAATCGGGAACGCCTGTGATGTAGGGTCCTTCTTTTTTGCTGGCAAGGTCTTCGTCCGATAATTTTTTTTCATCGGCAATGGCGAAAGGAAGCCTGCCTGCCGGCAAGGCAGGTGTAACGGAATCTTTTTGCGCGGAAGAGTCCGATGCGAACAGGAAACTATTCAATGCAATAAACAGAAGGATTCTTTTCATGTGAAAGAACAAAAGTAAATTCTATTTCTGAAGAAACGTTGGAGAAAAAACACTGCAAAATTTCCCTAACTCACTTTCCCCCTGAATACCATTCCGATTCCCAGCCGCAGTTTCACATACACGAGCGAAAACTCAGCGAGGTTGTTAATGCCCACCACGTTCGCAACAAAATTCACATTCGGATTATGCGTGCTGCTGATGTCAATGTTGTTATCGTTCCAGAAAGAACCATAAGGGCTGAACGCAGCGCCCACCGTTATTCCGTAATTCCCGTTGAAGATTTTTCCGATGGCATTGCTTGAATTCATGAGCGCGGAAGCATCGGGGATGGCGTGCGGCATGTAATCAAAACCGAGCGAGCCATCGAGCATGTAAAAATTATTTGTTGCCGACACATCGTTCACAGGCGTTCCTTCCAGGTGAGAATGAATGCCCGCGCTGCCGAAATCAATTCCGAGAGAAGGATTGATTATAATATGCTTTCCGGCAGGAAACATGTAGCCGTAACCTATTTTGATGAAACTTCCCGTGGTGGTGGTGCGGGAATTATCCAGAACCAGATTGCGCTTGAGAAAAAAATTAAAATCAAAATCCAGCACCGAGTTGTGAAGGATGATGGGAAAGCGCATGTTCCACGAAGGAAAATCATTTGCAGCCGAGGCGTAACCGCTGGCATTGAGAACCGAATTGATGGAATGAAGCGAAGCCGGATTCATGTACGAATAGCCGGGACCGAATTCCATGCGGAAGCCGCCAATATGGCTGCGCTTCGTTTCTTCCTGCGAAAATAATTTTGGTGAAGCGAAAGCGGTGATGAAAGCAATAAAAAGAAAGCCGTAAAATTTTGTTTGCACGATGTTTTGTTTTCACAGAACAAACCAAAAAACATACCAAAAAAATTCCCGCGCAGGATTTCTGTTGTTTTTTTTCTTACGGCTTACCACTTATCAAAAAAATCCGACCACTTACTAATTTGTTGAAACATTTGGCAATTCATGCCGTACCTTTGGACATAACAATAATTTGCATTCATGAAAAAACTTTACTCTCTTCTCCTCGTCCTGCCCGCCTTTGTTTGTGTTCAGGCACAAAATGGATTGGGCATTTACAAAATGCCGGCCGGCTACACCATCAATCAGGTCCGGTTTAAAAATGCACTTGCCGTTGACAAGAATAACAATGAGTGGATTGCTTTCAAAAGCATTGGTGCTGCAAAGTTTGACGGAACCAACTGGACAGTGTACAGTAAAAGCAATTCCGGCATTCCATCTGATACCGTAAATGCGCTGGCGGTAGATGCAGGCAATTCAATATGGCTCGGAACAAATGCAGGCGTGGCAAAATTTAATGGCAGCAACTGGACGGTTTACAACAAAAGCAATTCGGGTATTGCAAGCGATACGGTGATTGCCGTTGCTGTGAACGGAAATTCTGTTTATGCAGGAACACGCAGAGGAGTTTCTGTTTTTAATGGCAGCAGTTGGACTACTTATTCCGTTTCCAATTCCGGCATTGTAGGCGATACAGTGAATGCAATTGAGTTTGCAGGAAGTTCAGTTTATTTTGGAACAACGCGCGGGCTTTCCCAACTTTCGGGCAGCAACTGGACGACTTACAATGCTTCCAATTCGGGATTGAAAAATAATATCATTCTTTCTTTTTATTACGATGGAAGCAACTTGTGGTTTGGCACAAACGGAGGCATTCATCAATATTCCGGAGGCATTATCACTCCGCTTGATTCCTTGTATTCTATTGCCCCTTTTCAATTCCCCGCAGGAATTTCTATTACCAAAGGTTTCCAGGGCGGAATTTTATTTGACTGGGACGGAGTTAACCTTGCTGAATTTATTCCTTCTTCAGCGCAGTTAAAAATTTATTATTTGCCAAATACATTTTCTTCCGGTGCGGCATCGCGGTTGTTTCAAAAAGACGCTTCAGGCGTTCTTTGGTTTGTGAATCGAATCGGAGCCGATACCAACAGGGTTAAATTATTCTCTTTCGATTTTTCAAATTATGTTACGCCTGCTCCGGGCTGCTACACTATTACTCCCGATAATTTAAAACTGCTCGACATTAATCAAGTGAGCGCAGCCGTTCTGAACCGCGGTGACCTGCACTGGAATCCAATGCAACAATCTCACGGGTTATATGAAGTTCCCAAAGGGAGCGGTACGGATGCAGTATATGCTTCCGCAATATGGTTTGGCGGGCTTGATTCAGGAGGGCAACTGCATTTATCGGGACAGGAATACAGAAACGCGGGCTGCGATTTATACCCGGGACCCATCGGTGTTTCCAATCCTTCCGCGTATGATAAAATCTGGAAGTTAGACAGGTACAAAGTAGAAGAGTTCAAATATTACTGGGCGAAAGGCGATGTGCAGAACGGAACTTACATACCTGACCAAAGCATTTTAACCTGGCCCGCCATTAACGATACGAGTTACGCGCCTTTTGTAGATATAAACGCAAACGGAATTTATGACCCGCTCACCGGTGGCGATTATCCGAAAATAAAAGGCGACCAGTGCCTCTATTTTATTATGAACGACAGCGGAGTGCATGGCGAAACCGGTTGTTTGCCTATGAATGTGGAGATTCATGCTATGGCGTATGCTTTCACCTGCCCGCAACTTGCAGACAGCGAGCAAACACTCAACTATACTACGTTATATCACTATGAGTTTTTTAATAAGAGCGCGAACGTATATAATAAAACTTATTTCGGTTATTGGCAGGATGTGGATTTGGGTTGCGCCACCAATGATTATGTGGGCTGTTATCCTGCGGGAAACTATGGTTACTATTATAATGGCGATTCGATAGACCTTTCATGCTCGGGAGAATTAGGCTATGGCTATCCTCCTCCTCCAATACTCAGCACTGTAATTTTAAACGGTGCATTGGCAGATGCTAACGACAGCATTGACAATGACAATGACGGAACCATTGATGAAGCGGGAGAAAAAAACCTGATGACAGATTACTCCTATTTTATTAATGGGGCTGCGTATCCTATGCGTGACCCTGCAAGTTGTGTGGAATTTTATAATTATATGGAATCCCGATGGGAAGACAGTACTGCTTTTACCTATGGAGGCAATGGTTATAATGGCGGCAGCGGCACACCAACCCGTTTTGTTTTTCCTTCTTTTCCCTGGGACACCGGCTGGTCGGAAGTTACAGCAGGCAATACGCCCGGTGACCGCAGGGGTTTAATCGGCTCCGGTCCGTTTACATTTAACCCAGCGCAAAGAGTGGATTATGACTTTGCGATTGTATGGACGCGCGATACCACGCTGCCGTTTATGTCAAAAGCAATCTTTGATAAAAACCTGCGCGATACAAAAAAAATACAGGAGTGGTTTGCGAAAGATAGTTTTCCTTCCTGCCTTAACCTGAGCAATCTCGGAATTCAGGAAACAAGCAATAGCGCAGATGATATTTTAATTTACCCGAATCCGTCTGAGGGAAAGTTCACGATTTACAATTCAAAGCTGAATGTTGAGAGAATAGAGATTTATAATTTGTTGGGAGAAAAAATTTATTCTTCAACTCCGAACGCTAAACTCCAAACCATAAACCTGAGCGCAGCGAGTGGAATTTATTTCCTCACTATAAAAACTGAGCAAGGAACAGCAAATAAAAAAATAATCATCTCCGCAGAATGAACTCGTCTCCGATATATCGGAGCGGTGCCGTACTTTTGTCGGACAGCAAATGACTATTGAATGACGGTTGCTTGTTTTGATTTCTCCCTCACCGTTTCTGTAAAAGTGCGGTTTTGGATTTTGCTTTCGAGCCAGTTTCTAAAATCAAAATATTCGTACGCAGTTTTAAGAGCCGGCTCATCGGCAGAAGCGGACAATTCTTTTTGAAGAAGAGAAAATATTTCTTTATGCCGCTGCGTATCCTCTGTTCTGGAAATTTTACGAAACGATTTCAGCATTAGTTTTTCCAAACCGTACAGGCGGTTTCGTTTTGAAAGAAAACGCTCGGAAGATTGAATGGCATACGGGAGCATATCAAGGTTGCCGATTTCGAAATGCACAATCAGATTTAAAATGCGCGCCATGCTGTGAAGGTCTTCGCGCGAAGAATCGGTATCGTTCAGTATTTTATTCAGCCAGCGGAGCGCATCCGAAAATTTTCCTGCCATGAAAAAAATATAAAAAGTGTTATGATACAGCACGAGCAAATGTTCGCGCGGAATTTTATTTTTGAATTTCGCCAGTCCTTCTTCCAGTTGCGGAATGGCCGGCAGTGCTTTTTCGGGTTCGCCAATAGTTGTATAGAGGTAAAATTCGAGCATGAACGAGCGTGAAAAAATCCGGACACGTGTGTACTCCGAACGCGCATGCAGGTGGCGGATTTTCAGAATGCAGGCAAGCGCTTCATCGTATTTTTTAAAGTACAAACAAGCCGCAACCAAATTGTTAAGCAAACCGATGTAAGGATTTATTTTTTCTCCGATAATTTTTTTATCGCTCTCCATCATTTCCAGATGCTTTCTGCACCATTTGTAAAGATTTTTCCAGTCCTGGAGGACGAAACAAAAAATTTCATTTGTGAAAAAATAATTTATGCGCGATTCAATGGTGCGCGGTTTCGATTTGGAAACCCGTGAAAGTATTTTCTTTAATTTGCTTCGCTGTGTTGTGCTGTGCAAATGCCCCGTTTTCGCAGAGGAAAAAAACATTTCCCCATAAACACGCCAATAATCATTGTCGCTCTGAATGGTTTCAAGCGTTCGCTTTTCTTCTTCATACAGATGATTTATTTTTTCAAGCGAGTGGGTGCCGCCTGCCGCTGCGTTGATGATTTTTTTCTCCCAATAAAAAACTTCAGGAAGAAGATGAAACAATTCATGGTGATAAGCAATTTGTTTTGCACGATGGATAAGTTTGGTGCATTGCGAATAAAGCCCTTTCTCAAAAAGGATTTCTGTCTGGCGGAAAATATTTTTCAGTTGAGCAGAAACGGAATTGTCGGAATGAAAAGCAGTGAGTGCTTTTAAAATCAGCCGGTAGAGATAACTTTTCAAATCAGGCAATTGCTTTTTGCCAAAGCGCTTTTGCTCGCGCAAAATGTCTTTCTCATCATACGCATCCTGCCTGACAATGGAATCAAATAATGATGCGTATTTATTCTGTCTGCCAATGGTGTGTCGGGATGCATAAAGTTTGAAATATCGTTTTTCCGACTGGCTGAGAGATTTTATGAGTTGAAACAGTTCTTGTGAATTAATTCTTGACATCCGATATAATTAGTTAATTGTTAATAGTTAATTGTTCATCATTTGAAAGAAAATTCTAAAATTAAAGATATAAAATAATATGTTTCTATTTCGCATATTCGCAGAGATTTATTATTCATACAATTTTGACTTCCGATAAAACAGAATATTTGATTTTCCCTCTTGATAAATAGTGTGGATATTTGTATATTGAAAAGGTATGTTTAAAGAGCAACATAATTCAGAAAGTTCCGTAGAACCCAATATAGTCATGTGGAAATTCTTTTTTACAACGGCTCCCTCTGCGCAAAGTAAAGCGTACAACCGTTTTGTTGGCGGGATGATAGCGCTCACGCTTGTCATTATTGCTTTGCTTGTTGTGTTTTCTTTTACTGCTAAGGCGCAAACTTCCCAATATGCTTCTTCTGTAATAGGTTATTCCACCCAGTACTCTACTCCGAGTTGGGCAGCAATTCAAGCAACAGGCGCTCCAAATGTAGCCGGCTGTGCTGACAACGCAAATGCATGGGCAAGCGCTACGGCTGATGGTCAGCGGGAATTTTTAGTACTTGGATTTACAACTGCCCAGCAGGTTGACCAGATTATTGTTTACGAAAGTTATGCTGCGGGAGCAGTAGATACCGTATGGCTGAGAAACTCTTCAACGGGCGCATGGAATAATGTATGGAGCACTACGGCTGCATCAGCAGCATGCCCCCGTTCGCTCACTATTAATATTACCGCCACTACCTATAGTGTGGATGCTATCCGCATTGCATCCAATTCACCTGCTGTTGCAAACTGGAACGAAATAGATGGAGTGCAAATATCGGTAACCCTCCCTATGACTTATACTTCGAGCACCACTACGCAGAACAATACAGCATTGGTAGGAGTCAACACTACTAATAATGAAGTCCTCGGCATACAAATTGTAACTTCTGGAAGCACTTCACCGCTAAGTGCAACCAGTTTTTCTTTGAATACAACAGGAACCACTGCTCCCGCAACAGATATCACCAATGCAAAAATTTGGTATACCGGAACAAGCAATTCGTTTGCCGCTACTTCTCAATTCGGCTCCACAGTGCTTGCACCGAATGGTTCTTTTACCTTCACAGGAAGTCAAACATTATCTACAGGAACAAATTATTTCTGGCTCAGTTATGATATTCCCGCAGGAGCAACAGTAAATAATTTTATTGACGGAGAATGCACATCGCTTACCGTAACTACTCCACACACTCCCACTGTTACCGCTCCTGCCGGCAACAGACAAATTTCTCCGATAGCTCCGCCTACTTTTCAATGTTCAACAACCAACTGGGGAAGTTGCGGAACTGGTCCCTATAAAATTGACAAACCCTCGTGCACCACAACCAATGATTTGATGATTGCGCACTTCACTTATGTTTACAATACGGGCGATGCAGGCATTACTCCTCCTGCAGGATGGACGCAAATTTTTCTAACCAATACTTCTTCGTCTCCTACGATGACCGCTTTCTATAAAATTGCTACATCCTCAGAACCGGCTTCCTATTCTTTTTCCGGAACTTCAAACGGAGCCGACCAGAGCATGGGAATTTTAATTTACAGAGGCGTTGATACTTCTGACCCGATTGAATCCTTTGGCGCAGCAGCAACTTCGGGCACCAGCCACACTACGCCTTGCATCACCGCCACCACCGACCAGGCAATGATTGTTGCATTGTTTGGTTTGGCTGCCTGCAATGTTTGTCCTACCAATTACAACTGTGCAAACAGCAGCGGAGGAGGCAATACCACCAATGCATGGACTCCTCCTGCCGGAATGACGGAACGATACGATTATGGCGGAGTGCAAAATGCGGGAAGAGCGCATTCGGGAAATGATGTGGTGCAGGCAGCAAAAGGATGTGTTCAGAAAACAGCAACTTCCTACGCTTCTGCAAGTGGAGTATCTGCAATTATTGCTTTGCGCCCTTCCGGAGTGAGCAATTATTACAGCACACTTTACAAGGGAAACGATATTGAATTTATGAATGTATCGCAGACATCTGTTTCGCTCAACAGGCCGGGCACGGTAAAGCAAAATGATTTAATGGCGGTGCATCTTTCTGCTGCTAACACGGTAACCGGTTCGGGCGCAACTCCTCCGGCAGGATGGACATTGATTCGCTTTGACCTTGAAGCAAGCGGCATCGGCTCGTGGCTGTATTACAAAATTGCAGGTGTATCCGAAGCATCTACTTATACTTTTTCTGTTTCATCGGGAATAAATCTTATGGGAAATATTATGGCTTATTCGGGAATCAATACCACAACGCCTTTGCAAACCTCCGCAGGCGCATCGGTTCCTTCGGGAACTTCTTATACAACTCCATCCATCACCACTACTTCCGACAGCGAACTTGTAATTGCTTTCTACACCTCGTATCAACAAACTTCTTTCACGCCCAATGCAAATACGAATGAGCGCTATGATTACAATAATGCGCAGAACCATTGGAAAACAATTTCGGCAGATGATTTTATTTTATCTCCGACAGGAGCAACTGGTTCTGTAACTGCAACAGCATCTTCCGCTGCTGTGGGCTTGGCACAAATTGTTGCCTTCAACCGCAATGCCGGAAAAGTTCCGGGAAGTTGCTGCGGATTTATAACTTCATCCACGCTGCCGATTGAACTTATTTCTTTTTCTGCTTCGTGCAGAGATGACAAAACGGTTTTACTCGAATGGGCAACCGCAACAGAAATCAATAATGATTACTTCACCATTGAAAGAAGCACGGACGGAAAAAACTTTGAAGCGATTGGAAAAATAAAAGGAGCAGGTAATTCTTCCGCCATCCGCAAGTATGAATTCACCGATATTGAACCGCCACTATCTACTGCCGTTGCCTACTATAGATTAAAGCAAACCGATTACGATGGCAAGTATGAATATTTTAATTCTGCTTCTGTTCACTGTCTGCCTCAGGATGGATTTCTGATTTATCCCAATCCGGCAAATGATAATGTAACGATAGAAATTAATTTATCAGAAGAAACAAATCTCAGCATTACTTTCTTAAATTTACTTGGACAAAATCTTTTAATGCGCTCTGAATTTATTTCAAAGGGAACGCATACACTTAATTTTTCTTTGAAAGAATTTCCGGCAGGAGTTTATGCGGTTGAAATTGTTAGCGGAAAAACAAAAACATACCAGCGAATAATCATTTCTAAATAAAATCCAATGAAGAAAATTTTACTCCCATTTGCCATCTGCTCTCTTATTGGTTTCAATCCCCTCGGGACATCTTACCTGCTTTTTTCCCAGCCCATCGTTTCCATCGGGCATACTTCCAATTTTGCGGGCGCATCGGCTTCTTCGGTAACTATTACTAAGCCATCGGGTGTACAACAAAATGATTTTCTGCTCGCGCATGTTTCGGGAAGAGTGATTTCGGGTTTTGCTTTGCTTCCGCCATCAAACGGCTGGACATTGATTCGCAAACTAAACACCGGCTCGCAGTTCGGCTCGTATTGTTTTTACAAAATTGCTTCTGCTTCAGAGCCGTCAACTTATACTTTCACGGATTCAACAGGCGCGATGCTCTATGATAAACTCGGAGTGATTTCCGTCTGGCGAGGAGTGGATATTATTTCTCCGATTAATGCAGAAGGCGATACCATCGTGAATGGTTCTCCGCACAGCGCGCCCTCCATTATCACCACTGTTGACTCGTGCATGATTGTTACTTTATTTTCGGATGGAAGCGGAAGCACCTGGACTCCGCCTTCGGGAATGACGGAAGAATATGATACTGCCGCAGCGCAAAGCAGTTGGGTGAGCGATGCGTGCGATTATGTATTGCAGCCCTCCATGGGAAGCACAGGAATAAAAACAGCAACGCCTTCTTCTAATTCTCTCGCCACTGCATTCATCATTGCGCTTCAGCCGCCAAGTTCTCCCACAAATGTTTCGGCTCTTTCTTTCAATGCGGATGTTCAGATATTTCCTAATCCCACGAGCGGGGTTTTTCAAGTGAGAAGTGAGAAGTTAGAAGTGAGAAGTATTGAAATCTATAATGTGTATGGAGAAAGAGTGTATTCGTGGAATAGTGGATTAGTAGATTCGGGAAAAACCAATCCACCAATTCACCAATCTACTATTGACTTAAGCGAAGCGCCCAGCGGAATTTATTTTCTGCAACTTAAAACAAGCGAAGGCATTGCAAACAAAAAAATAATCATCTCCGCAGAATGAACTTGTCTCCGATATATCGGAGCGGTGCCGTACTTTTGTCGGACAGCAAATGACTATTGAATGACGGCTGCTTGTTTTGATTTCTCCTTTACCACCTCCGCAAAGGGGCGGTTTTGTATTTTGCTTTCTATCCAGTTCGGAAGGTCAATGTAGTTGAGGATTTTCGCTTCAAACGGATTTTGCAGAAGTTTTTCGGTGAGGGTTTTTAATTCCTTCCATGCTTCCCTGTTTTCTTTTGCGGACGCATCGCGTGAAAATTTTTTACTGAAAAACCCGCTGATGGTTTTTTCGAGGCGGTAAGCATATTTATCTCTCTCAAAATAACGCTGAGCTGATTTGGCAAGATAGGTTAGGATGGCACGGTTTCCTTTTTCAAGATGCGCAATCATGTGCAGCAGGCGTGCAGAAACCTGCAAATCCATCCGGAAATCTTTTGAAGCATTGTTCACGATTTTATTCGTCCACTCTATTGCACGGGAATATTGCCCTGCGCCAAAATAAGAGTAGGCAATAATGAATTGAAATTCCATATGACTTTGTTTACCAATCTTACTTTTAAAATTTTCTAATCCTTTTTCTACTTCATCGCTGACAAGCAACACGGCTTTTTCAAATTCGCCTGTAATATGCAAAATGCTTAGTGAGAGCAAAGAG
This region includes:
- a CDS encoding YncE family protein; translation: MKKYLLLTAGIFSDLFLLNCSTAQPESDLLKLEKTISLPNVSGRIDHIAINLKKQIAYVAALSNNTVEVVDLKKGEVIHSIKDMDEPQGIIYIPENNSIFIANGGNGNCVAVDADNYQQTHSVTLSGDADNVRYDSASQKIFVGYEKGAIAIIDAITFKQTEDIKLSGHPESFQIDKSVNKIYVNVPDANLIEVIDLKNNSVIAQWKMTEAKSNFPMALDETNHRLFIGCRHPAKMLVLDTQTGKINSSLDIDNDVDDIFYNNTTKEIYLSCGGGYIDIIKQTDVNNYLASGKISSHSGARTSLFIPELKQIFLASPSGTNREAQLMIYSVK
- a CDS encoding T9SS type A sorting domain-containing protein; translation: MKKILLPFAICSLIGFNPLGTSYLLFSQPIVSIGHTSNFAGASASSVTITKPSGVQQNDFLLAHVSGRVISGFALLPPSNGWTLIRKLNTGSQFGSYCFYKIASASEPSTYTFTDSTGAMLYDKLGVISVWRGVDIISPINAEGDTIVNGSPHSAPSIITTVDSCMIVTLFSDGSGSTWTPPSGMTEEYDTAAAQSSWVSDACDYVLQPSMGSTGIKTATPSSNSLATAFIIALQPPSSPTNVSALSFNADVQIFPNPTSGVFQVRSEKLEVRSIEIYNVYGERVYSWNSGLVDSGKTNPPIHQSTIDLSEAPSGIYFLQLKTSEGIANKKIIISAE
- a CDS encoding T9SS type A sorting domain-containing protein, which translates into the protein MWKFFFTTAPSAQSKAYNRFVGGMIALTLVIIALLVVFSFTAKAQTSQYASSVIGYSTQYSTPSWAAIQATGAPNVAGCADNANAWASATADGQREFLVLGFTTAQQVDQIIVYESYAAGAVDTVWLRNSSTGAWNNVWSTTAASAACPRSLTINITATTYSVDAIRIASNSPAVANWNEIDGVQISVTLPMTYTSSTTTQNNTALVGVNTTNNEVLGIQIVTSGSTSPLSATSFSLNTTGTTAPATDITNAKIWYTGTSNSFAATSQFGSTVLAPNGSFTFTGSQTLSTGTNYFWLSYDIPAGATVNNFIDGECTSLTVTTPHTPTVTAPAGNRQISPIAPPTFQCSTTNWGSCGTGPYKIDKPSCTTTNDLMIAHFTYVYNTGDAGITPPAGWTQIFLTNTSSSPTMTAFYKIATSSEPASYSFSGTSNGADQSMGILIYRGVDTSDPIESFGAAATSGTSHTTPCITATTDQAMIVALFGLAACNVCPTNYNCANSSGGGNTTNAWTPPAGMTERYDYGGVQNAGRAHSGNDVVQAAKGCVQKTATSYASASGVSAIIALRPSGVSNYYSTLYKGNDIEFMNVSQTSVSLNRPGTVKQNDLMAVHLSAANTVTGSGATPPAGWTLIRFDLEASGIGSWLYYKIAGVSEASTYTFSVSSGINLMGNIMAYSGINTTTPLQTSAGASVPSGTSYTTPSITTTSDSELVIAFYTSYQQTSFTPNANTNERYDYNNAQNHWKTISADDFILSPTGATGSVTATASSAAVGLAQIVAFNRNAGKVPGSCCGFITSSTLPIELISFSASCRDDKTVLLEWATATEINNDYFTIERSTDGKNFEAIGKIKGAGNSSAIRKYEFTDIEPPLSTAVAYYRLKQTDYDGKYEYFNSASVHCLPQDGFLIYPNPANDNVTIEINLSEETNLSITFLNLLGQNLLMRSEFISKGTHTLNFSLKEFPAGVYAVEIVSGKTKTYQRIIISK
- a CDS encoding BamA/TamA family outer membrane protein encodes the protein MKRILLFIALNSFLFASDSSAQKDSVTPALPAGRLPFAIADEKKLSDEDLASKKEGPYITGVPDLSSDPLNGLGAGVEAQLFFNGKHTDPFFAYTPYRAVVNLIVFYTTRSQREIRLETEIPYLFNTKWRFHGELGYEVDPNWLYFGITEESLKPLSYFPNGDTTQSLVNNASYTAYENSLSGEKNFYNTYQKEEAILNLIMERSFLEGKARLLFGYELSYSNYTSPLNENSLLHRHALAGKILGYGRNTVPLLQAGLIYDTRDLETDPSNGIFAEYMNEVSLKALGSDFDFYKTFLHFNYYHKILQKIFRKCVFATTTGIGYTIGNAPFFEFQDEESSEKTIEGLGGSETLRGFKQSRFVAPVMEFTNVEFRTRFWQLDKLKQHFSFSAVPFFDVGGVWNSLDRISHTENFRFSEGLGLRIGWNENTTLRFDFAVSKEDKQFFFALVQPF
- a CDS encoding T9SS type A sorting domain-containing protein; translated protein: MKKLYSLLLVLPAFVCVQAQNGLGIYKMPAGYTINQVRFKNALAVDKNNNEWIAFKSIGAAKFDGTNWTVYSKSNSGIPSDTVNALAVDAGNSIWLGTNAGVAKFNGSNWTVYNKSNSGIASDTVIAVAVNGNSVYAGTRRGVSVFNGSSWTTYSVSNSGIVGDTVNAIEFAGSSVYFGTTRGLSQLSGSNWTTYNASNSGLKNNIILSFYYDGSNLWFGTNGGIHQYSGGIITPLDSLYSIAPFQFPAGISITKGFQGGILFDWDGVNLAEFIPSSAQLKIYYLPNTFSSGAASRLFQKDASGVLWFVNRIGADTNRVKLFSFDFSNYVTPAPGCYTITPDNLKLLDINQVSAAVLNRGDLHWNPMQQSHGLYEVPKGSGTDAVYASAIWFGGLDSGGQLHLSGQEYRNAGCDLYPGPIGVSNPSAYDKIWKLDRYKVEEFKYYWAKGDVQNGTYIPDQSILTWPAINDTSYAPFVDINANGIYDPLTGGDYPKIKGDQCLYFIMNDSGVHGETGCLPMNVEIHAMAYAFTCPQLADSEQTLNYTTLYHYEFFNKSANVYNKTYFGYWQDVDLGCATNDYVGCYPAGNYGYYYNGDSIDLSCSGELGYGYPPPPILSTVILNGALADANDSIDNDNDGTIDEAGEKNLMTDYSYFINGAAYPMRDPASCVEFYNYMESRWEDSTAFTYGGNGYNGGSGTPTRFVFPSFPWDTGWSEVTAGNTPGDRRGLIGSGPFTFNPAQRVDYDFAIVWTRDTTLPFMSKAIFDKNLRDTKKIQEWFAKDSFPSCLNLSNLGIQETSNSADDILIYPNPSEGKFTIYNSKLNVERIEIYNLLGEKIYSSTPNAKLQTINLSAASGIYFLTIKTEQGTANKKIIISAE